The following coding sequences lie in one Streptomyces albofaciens JCM 4342 genomic window:
- a CDS encoding phage antirepressor KilAC domain-containing protein, which yields MSKQIGETMSMVASSNAAPQIGSFEFHGDTVTVVTNDRGSWAVLGQLCRNLTLDPEAQRQALSRKSWSQGRTCITQVRLPEDDRARQHFLIHERIVPMWLANITTSRITDEAKRDKVERAQVELADALYNFVSGRPSAPVPRPEMTKLEALRAALESEEGRLAAEARVKELEAPAAAWNVLADASGDYSLRDAAHILNRDPGISTGQHRLMKFIRELEMVDRKGVPYAKHNAHLTERPQTYLHPQTREVMLAKPQIRITVRGLQYLHGKLGGVAPLQYEQPGLDGAA from the coding sequence GTGTCCAAACAGATCGGAGAGACCATGTCCATGGTCGCATCCTCGAACGCCGCCCCGCAGATCGGATCCTTCGAATTCCACGGCGACACCGTCACCGTGGTCACCAACGACCGCGGCAGTTGGGCCGTCCTCGGCCAGCTGTGCCGCAATCTCACCCTGGACCCCGAAGCGCAGCGACAGGCTCTGAGTCGAAAGTCCTGGTCACAGGGACGGACCTGCATTACACAGGTCCGTCTCCCGGAGGATGACCGGGCCCGTCAGCACTTCCTCATCCACGAGCGCATCGTGCCGATGTGGCTGGCCAACATCACGACCAGCCGTATTACCGACGAGGCGAAGCGAGACAAGGTAGAGCGCGCTCAGGTCGAGCTGGCCGACGCGCTGTACAACTTCGTCTCTGGTCGCCCGTCGGCTCCAGTTCCTCGCCCCGAGATGACGAAGCTGGAGGCGCTTCGGGCAGCACTGGAGTCGGAGGAGGGACGGCTCGCCGCCGAGGCCCGCGTCAAGGAGCTGGAGGCCCCGGCAGCGGCGTGGAACGTCCTCGCCGACGCGTCGGGCGACTACTCGCTGCGCGACGCCGCCCACATCCTCAACAGGGATCCGGGCATCTCGACCGGCCAGCACCGGCTGATGAAGTTCATCCGTGAGCTGGAGATGGTGGACCGCAAGGGCGTGCCCTACGCGAAGCACAACGCCCACCTGACGGAGCGGCCCCAGACGTACCTGCACCCGCAGACCCGCGAGGTGATGCTGGCCAAGCCCCAGATCCGCATCACGGTCCGCGGCCTGCAGTACCTGCACGGCAAGCTCGGCGGCGTCGCGCCGCTGCAGTACGAGCAGCCGGGGCTTGACGGCGCTGCCTGA